A genomic stretch from Falco cherrug isolate bFalChe1 chromosome 3, bFalChe1.pri, whole genome shotgun sequence includes:
- the TTLL10 gene encoding LOW QUALITY PROTEIN: inactive polyglycylase TTLL10 (The sequence of the model RefSeq protein was modified relative to this genomic sequence to represent the inferred CDS: inserted 1 base in 1 codon; deleted 1 base in 1 codon; substituted 2 bases at 2 genomic stop codons), whose amino-acid sequence MLVCKRQTHKSYELPAKKSDHKQNFLAKTKTMGDKSSNGFEGDDITSDITSETTGFLISNFASASTNTEVKLDKAKSSETRTQGKACPQEKQPEEIPKAPVKPGPYFHMSGSNGAELVSAYSQSRGWQRIYDNRREDYALKWCGIKCRETYYRFKEGEQLLYQIPNNRVLTSQIGLXCCLKEQERMMKKISRNHDSKLLKMKEFFPETFCLDLEDEKHAFFELHKEEQIWICQLCCSNXGRGIFLLRTAAAVSTASFKILASILRSAEDYLLDRRVPYRVPRARIMQRYIHKPLLLEGKKFDIQSYLLIACTAPYVLLFTQGYVKLTFIKYNAASEGLTVHLTNQANYRKQNLQEQLPGETVWHTEHFNSYVNEKFRKTNGLPKDWVFTVFTVILKRMQQIMLRCFLAAKHKLKRKLGYFDLTSCDILIDENFKVWLLQINANPALXYQCKALRDVSPAVVFESLDLVLVVFDKRPIGQSILPSEAFGHFVLLCHEDTAGLGQKQPPKLRTGPCTG is encoded by the exons ATGCTAGTGTGCAAACGCCAGACTCACAAATCCTATGAGTTACCAGCCAAGAAATCAGACCACAAACAGAACTTTCTTGCTAAGACCAAGACAATGGGTGACAAATCCAGCAATGGTTTTGAGGGTGATGACATTACATCAGATATCACTTCTGAAACCACAGG TTTCTTAATTTCCAATTTTGCATCTGCTTCTACCAACACTGAAGTGAAGCTTGACAAAGCCAAGTCTAGTGAGACTAGAACACAGGGTAAGGCATGCCCTCAAGAAAAACAGCCAGAAGAGATACCAAAAGCACCAGTGAAACCAGGACCATATTTTCATATGAGTGGATCTAACGGAGCCGAGCT TGTGAGTGCCTATAGCCAGAGCAGAGGATGGCAGCGTATCTATGACAACAGAAGAGAGGATTATGCACTGAAATGGTGTGGAATCAAGTGCCGAGAGACCTATTACCGTTTCAAAGAAG GTGAACAGCTTCTCTACCAGATTCCGAACAACAGAGTCCTCACCAGTCAGATAGGGCTTTAGTGCTGCCTGAAAGAGCAAGAGCGGATGATGAAAAAGATCAGTAGGAACCATGATTCCAA GTTACTGAAGATGAAAGAATTCTTCCCAGAAACTTTTTGCCTGGACTTAGAGGATgagaaacatgctttttttgaGCTTCACAAAG aagaacagatttgGATCTGCCAGCTGTGTTGCTCTAACTGAGGTCGAGGAATCTTCCTGCTGAgaactgcagctgctgtcagcacagcATCCTTCAAG ATTCTTGCTTCAATCCTCCGCAGTGCTGAGGACTACCTACTTGATAGAAGGGTGCCATACAGGGTTCCCCGGGCAAGAATAATGCAAAGGT ATATTCACAAGCCTCTGCTCCTGGAAGGGAAGAAGTTTGATATCCAGTCTTACCTCCTCATTGCCTGCACAGCACCATACGTGTTACTTTTCACCCAGGGTTACGTCAAGTTGACCTTCATCAAGTATAATGCTGCTTCTGAAGGTCTGACTGTTCATCTGACCAACCAGGCAAACTACA GGAAACAAAATTTGCAGGAACAACTG CCAGGTGAGACAGTTTGGCACACGGAGCACTTCAACAGCTACGTTAATGAGAAGTTCAGAAAAACCAACGGCCTCCCCAAAGACTGGGTTTTCACTGTCTTTACTGTAA TTCTGAAAAGGATGCAGCAGATCATGTTGCGGTGCTTCTTGGCAGCCAAGCACAAACTCAAGCGCAAACTGGGCTACTTCGATCTCACCAGCTGTGACATTTTAATTGATGAAAACTTTAAG GTCTGGCTTCTGCAGATCAATGCAAATCCAGCAT CCTATCAATGCAAAGCCTTGAGAGATGTCAGCCCAGCTGTAGTCTTCGAGAGCCTTG ATTTGGTTCTTGTGGTTTTCGACAAGCGCCCCATAGGTCAGAGTATTTTACCTTCAGAGGCATTTGGCCACTTTGTGCTCCTCTGTCATGAGGATACTGCAGGGCTTGGCCAGAAACAACCCCCGAAGCTCAGAACTGGCCCGTGTACAGGCTGA